A single genomic interval of Mucilaginibacter boryungensis harbors:
- a CDS encoding 7-carboxy-7-deazaguanine synthase QueE encodes MAHIIPEDGTLLPLMEEFYTIQGEGFNTGKAAYFIRLGGCDVGCHWCDVKESWDAELHALTSADTIVEHAALHPAKAVVVTGGEPLIYNLDYLTEKLQQNGIKTFIETSGAYPLSGSWDWICLSPKKFKAPVKEVAKQAHELKVIVFNKSDFLWAEEHAAMVGPGCKLYLQPEWSKSKEMIPQIVDYVMNNPKWEISLQTHKYLNIP; translated from the coding sequence ATGGCACATATAATTCCCGAGGACGGGACACTGCTTCCGTTAATGGAAGAATTTTATACAATACAAGGCGAGGGATTTAACACCGGTAAAGCGGCTTATTTCATTCGCCTGGGTGGTTGTGATGTAGGCTGCCATTGGTGCGATGTGAAAGAAAGCTGGGATGCCGAATTACACGCTTTAACTTCAGCTGATACGATAGTTGAACACGCTGCGCTACACCCGGCCAAAGCAGTGGTAGTGACCGGTGGCGAACCATTGATATATAACCTTGATTATCTTACCGAAAAATTACAGCAAAACGGTATTAAAACCTTTATTGAAACTTCCGGGGCCTATCCCCTTTCAGGCTCGTGGGATTGGATTTGTCTCTCGCCTAAAAAATTTAAGGCGCCTGTAAAAGAAGTGGCCAAACAAGCGCACGAATTAAAGGTTATAGTATTTAATAAATCGGATTTTTTATGGGCCGAAGAGCATGCTGCTATGGTTGGGCCAGGTTGTAAATTATACCTGCAGCCCGAATGGTCAAAATCTAAAGAAATGATACCACAGATAGTTGATTACGTAATGAATAACCCAAAGTGGGAAATTTCACTGCAAACGCATAAATATTTGAATATTCCTTAA
- the rlmB gene encoding 23S rRNA (guanosine(2251)-2'-O)-methyltransferase RlmB, whose protein sequence is MAFNNNRENREKRESNQMVFGIRAIMEAIDAGKEIEALYLQRGLTGGLFHDLRNLLTEHHIVAQQVPVEKLNRLTPKNHQGAVAFISPITYQRIEDIIPQIFEKGEVPLILILDSITDVRNMGAIARTAECAGVHALVIPSKGSAQINPDAIKTSAGALYKIPVCRQENLLQSAKFLQESGLQLVCCTEKTNDYIYKPDYTVPTAIIMGSEDEGIRNELIRIADHLAKIPMFGEIESLNVSVSTGVILYEAIRQRTAGE, encoded by the coding sequence ATGGCATTCAACAATAACAGGGAAAACAGGGAAAAACGCGAAAGTAATCAAATGGTATTTGGTATCAGGGCCATTATGGAAGCGATTGATGCAGGTAAAGAAATTGAAGCCCTGTATTTACAGCGGGGATTAACCGGCGGCCTGTTTCACGATTTGCGTAACCTGTTAACAGAACATCATATTGTAGCCCAGCAAGTACCGGTAGAAAAACTGAACCGCCTAACCCCTAAAAATCACCAGGGAGCGGTTGCTTTTATATCGCCAATTACCTATCAGCGTATTGAAGACATTATCCCGCAGATATTTGAAAAAGGGGAGGTGCCTTTAATTTTGATATTGGATAGCATTACCGATGTACGTAATATGGGCGCTATTGCCCGTACTGCCGAATGTGCAGGGGTACATGCATTGGTAATCCCTTCAAAAGGTTCGGCGCAGATAAACCCTGACGCGATAAAAACATCGGCCGGGGCATTGTATAAAATCCCGGTTTGCCGCCAGGAAAATCTCTTGCAATCGGCCAAGTTTCTGCAGGAATCGGGCTTACAGCTGGTTTGCTGCACCGAAAAAACCAACGATTATATTTACAAACCCGATTATACCGTACCGACCGCCATTATAATGGGTTCGGAAGATGAAGGTATCCGCAACGAACTAATCCGCATAGCCGACCATCTGGCCAAAATACCCATGTTCGGCGAAATAGAATCGCTGAATGTATCAGTATCGACCGGGGTGATTTTGTATGAAGCGATTAGGCAGCGCACCGCTGGTGAGTAG
- a CDS encoding OmpA family protein → MRISITLILLFFLPVLTFAQQRQLSTTDKEALKSYALASQAIDENNYDEAIQQLYNAVKRDDKFIEAHSQLADVLRLKRMYKDALSQYRAVIALNPEYNRAIYLKLGEAEINNAEYIPAKADLEKYITYPYVTEQNRFYARKLIADCEFSLNALQHPVPFKPINLGPEINTADDEYLPVATADESTLIFTRKINNNEDFYKSTKADNKWQTATYLSNLINTPNFNEGAQSISQDGKYLFFTGCNRPDGLGRCDIYISLKKGNDWAKPRDLPPPINSPGWESQPSISADGRTLYFVSNRKGGYGGYDIWKSILTPNGWGEPINLGPNINTTFDEQSPFIHPDDSTLYFCSNGWPGMGNKDLFVSRLSKKGEWQRPENLGYPINSSGDENGLTITANGNYAFFASNNLNGFGGFDIYTFELPVAVRPHMVTYAKGTVHDGTTKQPLEAAVEIIDLENGLAVYQDYSSATTGEFLATLTTGKNYGLTVTKNGYLFYSENFSLVGHKVNNPFNVKIALEPIAIGSKVILKNIFFDTNRFDLKPESMSELKKIIDFLALNPNVKIEISGHTDNVGNDQANQILSENRAKSVYKFLVDHSVNTNRMIFKGYGKTQPIAPNTSDENRAMNRRTEIQIIGK, encoded by the coding sequence ATGAGAATTTCAATTACCCTAATATTGCTATTCTTTTTACCGGTACTGACATTTGCCCAGCAACGACAACTTTCTACCACCGATAAAGAAGCCCTAAAGAGTTACGCTTTAGCAAGTCAGGCTATTGATGAGAATAACTATGACGAAGCCATTCAGCAGCTTTATAATGCGGTAAAACGCGATGATAAGTTTATTGAGGCCCATTCCCAATTGGCCGATGTACTGCGTTTAAAACGGATGTACAAAGACGCGTTATCCCAGTACAGGGCGGTTATTGCACTTAATCCGGAATATAATCGGGCCATTTATTTAAAACTTGGTGAGGCTGAAATAAACAACGCCGAATATATACCGGCCAAAGCCGACCTGGAAAAATATATTACCTACCCCTACGTTACTGAACAGAACCGTTTTTATGCCCGCAAACTAATAGCTGATTGCGAGTTTAGTTTGAATGCATTACAACATCCGGTGCCCTTTAAACCCATCAATCTTGGGCCAGAAATAAATACTGCGGACGATGAATATCTGCCCGTAGCTACTGCCGATGAAAGTACATTGATATTTACCCGTAAAATAAACAATAACGAGGACTTTTATAAAAGCACAAAGGCAGATAATAAATGGCAAACAGCTACTTACCTGAGTAACCTGATCAACACGCCTAATTTTAACGAGGGCGCGCAATCTATTTCGCAGGATGGTAAATACCTGTTTTTTACAGGTTGCAACCGTCCCGATGGTTTAGGGCGCTGCGATATTTATATTTCGTTAAAAAAAGGGAACGATTGGGCCAAGCCCAGGGACTTACCACCACCCATTAACAGCCCCGGATGGGAATCGCAACCATCAATAAGTGCCGATGGGCGTACGCTTTACTTTGTGAGCAACCGTAAAGGCGGGTATGGTGGTTATGATATCTGGAAATCTATTTTAACCCCCAATGGCTGGGGCGAGCCTATTAATTTAGGACCCAACATAAATACTACGTTTGATGAGCAATCGCCATTTATTCACCCGGATGATAGTACACTCTACTTTTGTTCAAATGGTTGGCCGGGAATGGGGAATAAGGATTTATTTGTGAGCCGGTTAAGTAAAAAAGGCGAATGGCAGAGACCTGAAAATTTGGGGTATCCAATTAATTCAAGCGGCGATGAGAACGGCCTGACCATAACGGCTAATGGTAACTATGCCTTTTTTGCTTCGAACAACCTGAATGGCTTTGGTGGCTTTGATATTTATACATTCGAGTTGCCGGTTGCGGTGCGGCCGCACATGGTAACCTACGCCAAGGGCACGGTACATGATGGTACCACCAAGCAACCACTGGAAGCGGCTGTAGAGATCATCGACCTGGAAAATGGTTTGGCGGTTTACCAGGATTATAGTTCGGCCACAACGGGTGAGTTTTTAGCAACGCTTACCACGGGGAAGAATTATGGCCTGACCGTAACTAAAAATGGCTATTTATTTTATTCTGAAAACTTCTCGCTGGTTGGGCACAAGGTGAATAATCCATTTAATGTAAAGATAGCGCTGGAACCCATAGCCATTGGCAGTAAGGTTATTCTGAAAAATATATTCTTTGATACCAACCGTTTCGATCTGAAACCGGAGTCGATGTCGGAATTGAAAAAGATCATCGACTTTTTAGCACTTAACCCTAATGTGAAGATTGAAATATCCGGTCACACGGACAACGTGGGTAATGATCAAGCGAACCAAATACTTTCCGAGAACCGGGCAAAATCGGTCTACAAATTCCTGGTTGACCATAGCGTAAACACCAACCGCATGATTTTTAAAGGCTACGGCAAAACCCAGCCAATAGCGCCAAATACCAGTGATGAAAACCGGGCTATGAACAGGAGGACGGAGATTCAGATTATTGGGAAGTAA
- a CDS encoding tetratricopeptide repeat protein encodes MQADRLQKLLEFLENEPDDEFLLYALATEYLRLNQVDNALSYYERLVNDHPKYVGTYYHLGKLYEALNRKDDALRTYETGMKTAREARDNHALAELQGVYNQLNGFEDDDDDY; translated from the coding sequence ATGCAGGCAGATAGATTACAAAAGTTACTGGAGTTTTTGGAGAACGAGCCCGATGATGAATTTTTATTGTACGCCCTGGCTACCGAATACCTGCGTTTAAATCAGGTAGATAACGCGTTAAGCTATTATGAGCGACTGGTGAACGATCACCCAAAATACGTTGGTACCTATTACCATTTAGGCAAGCTTTATGAAGCCCTTAACCGGAAAGATGACGCTTTAAGGACTTATGAAACCGGCATGAAAACCGCCCGTGAGGCCCGCGACAACCACGCGCTGGCTGAATTACAAGGGGTATATAACCAGTTAAATGGTTTTGAAGATGATGACGATGATTATTAA
- the recQ gene encoding DNA helicase RecQ, with protein sequence METKKSLFDNLQNFFGFDNFKGEQEAIITNILSGNDTFVIMPTGGGKSMCYQLPALMSEGTAIVISPLIALMKNQVDQLRAFGGSDSIAHFLNSSLTKSEIARVKEDVLGGKTKLLYVAPESLTKQDNIDFLRLNQVSFVAVDEAHCISEWGHDFRPEYRKIRQVISNIGENIPIIALTATATPKVQQDIQKNLQMNNATVFKSSFNRSNLFYEVRPKQNVLKEIVKFVKQHTGKSGIIYCLSRKKVEEVAQALTLNGVNAMPYHAGLDAKVRADTQDKFLMEDIEVIVATIAFGMGIDKPDVRYVIHHDMPKSMEGYYQETGRSGRDGGEGICVAFYSEKDIDKLQKFMKDKPVSEREIGTQILKEVIDYAESSVCRRKQILHYFGENFNEAGCNNMCDNCCAHKQQFDGEEHLHRALSLIRDLGEKFDDHHVVSVLMGADNPQVHHYEHHLLPTFGSGKDDGELLWKSLMRQALLDNYLSKDIDYYGLLKLTQKGHDFLENPHSIRFVMNRPIGATDDDSDDENPKSGGGALDTELLQMLKDLRKKIAKQKGLPPFVIFQDPSLEEMCTHYPITTEELKQISGVGAGKALKFGAPFTELIKKYVEDNEIDRPVDMVIKSAANKSALKVYIIQNIDRHLNLEDIAASKGITYEDVLREVETIVNSGTKLNLNYYIDEVIDEDKQEEVFDYFRTAEVDSIDHALVELGGDDYTREEVQLMRIKFMSELGN encoded by the coding sequence ATAGAGACAAAAAAATCTCTTTTTGATAATCTTCAAAATTTTTTCGGGTTCGATAATTTTAAAGGGGAGCAGGAAGCGATTATAACCAATATCTTGTCAGGCAACGATACCTTCGTGATCATGCCTACAGGTGGCGGCAAATCTATGTGCTATCAGTTGCCGGCTTTAATGAGCGAAGGTACAGCTATAGTAATTTCTCCACTAATTGCCTTAATGAAAAACCAGGTCGATCAGCTCAGGGCGTTCGGCGGGTCGGATAGTATAGCTCACTTTTTAAATTCTTCGTTAACTAAATCAGAAATAGCCCGGGTAAAAGAGGATGTACTTGGTGGCAAAACCAAGTTGTTATATGTAGCCCCTGAATCATTAACCAAGCAGGACAATATTGATTTTTTACGCCTGAACCAAGTGTCGTTTGTGGCAGTTGATGAGGCGCACTGTATATCAGAATGGGGGCACGATTTCCGGCCCGAATATCGTAAGATACGCCAGGTGATCAGCAATATTGGCGAGAACATCCCAATTATAGCCTTAACCGCTACAGCTACCCCAAAAGTACAGCAGGATATCCAAAAGAACCTGCAAATGAATAACGCTACGGTGTTCAAATCATCGTTCAACCGTTCTAACTTATTTTACGAGGTTCGCCCTAAGCAGAACGTGTTAAAAGAGATTGTAAAATTTGTTAAGCAGCACACGGGTAAATCGGGCATTATTTATTGCCTTAGCCGCAAAAAGGTTGAGGAAGTTGCACAGGCATTAACGCTTAATGGGGTTAACGCCATGCCATACCATGCCGGCCTGGATGCTAAGGTACGCGCCGATACACAGGATAAATTCCTGATGGAAGATATTGAGGTGATTGTAGCTACTATAGCTTTCGGCATGGGTATTGATAAACCCGATGTGCGTTATGTGATACACCATGATATGCCTAAAAGCATGGAAGGTTATTACCAGGAAACCGGCCGCAGCGGCCGTGACGGCGGCGAGGGGATATGCGTAGCCTTTTATTCGGAAAAAGATATTGATAAACTGCAAAAGTTTATGAAAGATAAACCGGTTTCTGAAAGAGAGATCGGTACACAGATACTGAAAGAGGTTATTGATTACGCAGAATCATCGGTTTGCCGCCGCAAGCAGATACTGCATTATTTTGGCGAAAACTTTAACGAGGCGGGTTGTAATAACATGTGCGACAATTGCTGCGCGCATAAACAGCAGTTTGATGGCGAGGAGCATTTACACCGCGCATTAAGCCTGATACGCGACCTTGGCGAGAAGTTTGACGATCATCATGTAGTGAGTGTATTAATGGGCGCAGATAACCCCCAGGTGCATCATTACGAACATCATTTACTACCAACCTTTGGTTCGGGCAAGGACGATGGCGAACTGCTTTGGAAATCGTTAATGCGGCAGGCTTTGCTGGATAATTATTTATCAAAGGATATTGATTACTACGGCCTGTTAAAATTGACCCAAAAGGGTCACGACTTCCTTGAAAACCCGCATAGCATCCGTTTTGTGATGAACAGGCCGATTGGCGCTACGGACGATGATTCGGACGATGAGAACCCTAAGAGCGGTGGCGGTGCACTAGATACCGAGCTATTGCAAATGCTGAAGGACCTGCGTAAGAAGATAGCTAAACAAAAAGGCTTACCACCTTTTGTGATATTCCAGGATCCATCGTTAGAGGAAATGTGCACGCATTACCCTATCACTACCGAAGAGTTGAAACAAATATCCGGCGTAGGGGCAGGGAAAGCACTTAAGTTTGGCGCACCGTTTACCGAACTGATCAAGAAGTACGTTGAGGATAACGAAATAGACCGCCCGGTAGATATGGTGATCAAAAGCGCGGCTAATAAATCGGCGCTGAAGGTTTACATTATCCAAAACATAGACAGGCACCTGAATTTGGAGGATATAGCCGCTTCTAAAGGCATTACTTATGAAGATGTGCTGCGCGAGGTAGAAACCATTGTAAACTCGGGCACCAAGCTTAACCTGAACTACTATATTGACGAGGTGATAGACGAGGATAAGCAGGAAGAAGTATTTGATTATTTCCGCACCGCTGAAGTAGATTCTATTGACCATGCCCTTGTTGAACTGGGCGGTGACGATTACACCCGCGAAGAAGTGCAACTGATGCGTATAAAGTTTATGTCGGAATTAGGGAATTAG
- a CDS encoding mannose-1-phosphate guanylyltransferase: MNKNYYAIIMAGGIGSRFWPISRTSHPKQFIDILGTGKTLIQQTYDRFLKICPQENIYIVTNEIYSGLVKEQLQGIGDHQILTEPVMRNTAPCVAYGCFKIESINPDAAIVVAPSDHLILDEAAFVATIEKSLQAATANDCLITLGIKPSRPDTGYGYIQYTDKTINNEFHKVKTFTEKPSLEIAKTFIQSGDFLWNAGIFVWSAKAIVAAFGKYLPDMNDIFADARSVYNTDDEKAHIHTAYQQCTNISIDYGIMEKAANVYVLPSEFGWSDLGTWASIYQLAEKDYVGNAVIPSEKVIMYDSSNCMVNVPEGKLVVLQGLHDFIVVESNNTLLICPRDQEQNVKQVVADVKQKFGTKYI, encoded by the coding sequence ATGAATAAAAACTACTATGCCATTATAATGGCCGGAGGCATCGGGAGTCGTTTTTGGCCCATCAGCCGCACATCTCACCCTAAACAATTTATTGATATTTTAGGTACAGGAAAAACGCTTATACAGCAAACCTACGACCGCTTTTTAAAGATATGCCCGCAGGAGAATATTTACATTGTAACCAACGAAATATATAGCGGCCTTGTTAAAGAACAACTTCAGGGTATTGGTGACCACCAGATACTTACCGAGCCGGTAATGCGCAATACCGCGCCTTGCGTGGCTTATGGCTGTTTTAAAATAGAAAGCATTAATCCGGATGCCGCGATAGTAGTGGCCCCTTCAGATCACCTGATATTGGACGAAGCCGCTTTTGTAGCCACAATCGAAAAATCATTACAGGCTGCTACAGCTAATGATTGCCTGATCACGCTGGGCATAAAACCATCGCGGCCTGATACAGGCTACGGTTATATCCAGTATACCGATAAAACAATTAACAACGAATTTCATAAGGTAAAAACCTTCACCGAAAAGCCTTCACTGGAGATTGCCAAAACCTTTATCCAAAGCGGAGACTTTTTGTGGAACGCGGGCATATTTGTATGGTCAGCCAAGGCCATAGTGGCTGCATTTGGTAAGTACCTGCCAGATATGAACGACATTTTTGCCGATGCCCGTTCTGTATACAACACCGACGATGAAAAAGCACATATCCATACCGCTTATCAGCAATGCACCAATATCTCTATAGATTACGGTATAATGGAAAAAGCCGCGAACGTATACGTGCTGCCCTCTGAATTTGGCTGGAGTGACCTGGGTACCTGGGCATCTATTTACCAATTAGCCGAAAAGGACTACGTAGGGAACGCTGTGATCCCTTCAGAGAAGGTTATTATGTACGATTCATCAAACTGTATGGTAAACGTCCCTGAGGGCAAATTAGTGGTGCTACAGGGCCTGCACGATTTTATTGTGGTAGAATCCAACAATACGCTGCTGATCTGTCCGCGCGACCAGGAGCAAAACGTAAAACAAGTGGTAGCCGATGTAAAACAGAAGTTTGGGACGAAGTATATTTGA
- a CDS encoding electron transfer flavoprotein subunit beta/FixA family protein — translation MKILVCISNVPDTTTKITFTDNNTQFNTNGVQFILNPYDEIALARAIELTEGNGSVTVINVGEANTEPTIRKALAIGATDAVRINALPHDAWFVAKQIAEYAKQGGFDLILTGRESIDYNGAKVAGMVGELLDIPSVSVIKKLDVSGDSATVEREIEGGKEILTIPFPFIAGTAEGVAEPKIPNMRGIMSARTKPLQVIEPVAVTNNVEVTAYETPAPRGQVKLVKADETASLVDLLHTEAKVI, via the coding sequence ATGAAGATATTAGTGTGCATAAGCAACGTGCCCGACACCACGACAAAAATAACCTTTACAGATAACAACACGCAATTTAATACAAACGGTGTTCAATTTATATTGAACCCTTATGATGAGATTGCCCTGGCCCGCGCCATCGAACTGACCGAAGGCAACGGAAGTGTTACTGTTATTAACGTTGGCGAGGCTAATACCGAACCAACCATCCGCAAGGCGCTGGCCATTGGCGCTACCGATGCGGTACGTATTAATGCCCTGCCGCATGATGCCTGGTTTGTTGCTAAACAAATTGCTGAATACGCCAAACAAGGCGGGTTTGACCTGATATTGACCGGACGTGAATCTATAGATTATAACGGCGCTAAGGTAGCTGGTATGGTTGGCGAATTACTGGATATCCCATCGGTATCGGTAATTAAAAAATTAGATGTTAGCGGTGACAGCGCTACTGTTGAACGTGAGATTGAGGGCGGGAAAGAAATATTAACCATTCCTTTTCCGTTTATAGCCGGCACGGCAGAAGGTGTTGCCGAACCAAAGATACCTAATATGCGTGGTATCATGTCGGCGCGTACCAAGCCTTTACAGGTAATTGAGCCTGTTGCCGTAACCAATAATGTAGAAGTGACCGCCTACGAAACCCCTGCCCCACGCGGCCAGGTAAAATTAGTTAAGGCCGATGAAACAGCCAGCCTGGTTGACTTGTTGCACACCGAAGCCAAAGTAATATAA
- the chrA gene encoding chromate efflux transporter — MNKRQLLFLRDVLVYTFTSFGGPQAHIAMLLRDFVEKRHYITEDELMELSALSQVLPGPSSTQTVVGIAWKVGGLRLAIITFLIWILPSAAIMSAAAIFYKAFAGHTKIAEVLKYIQPMAVGIVAYATYTFAVRCLKSQASVMLAIGSLIATLILQNAYAFPILIMMGGIISSAWETQPQEDELRVKLFANVNRRKVSYFIGILLLFAAMGALINRTSPFSLPIRLFENFYRNGIMIFGGGQVLVPLMYTEFVEVKHYLSNSEFLSGYAIQQALPGPTFSFTSFVGGITLSNKGYSIGGQLVGSLVAVIGINLPGLILILFIVPFWEDLKKITRIKNSLSGINSVAVGFMATAFVLLTKPFSGDWLAYGLMAGTFALLYFTKIKTPVIIILGVVLGLIF, encoded by the coding sequence ATGAACAAACGGCAATTATTATTTCTTCGAGATGTGTTGGTTTACACTTTTACATCTTTTGGTGGGCCACAGGCCCATATTGCCATGCTGCTGCGCGATTTTGTAGAAAAACGACATTATATTACCGAAGACGAATTAATGGAGCTGAGCGCCCTCTCACAGGTGTTGCCGGGCCCGTCATCAACCCAAACTGTAGTAGGTATTGCCTGGAAAGTAGGGGGCTTACGCCTGGCTATCATTACTTTTTTAATCTGGATATTGCCCTCAGCGGCGATTATGTCGGCGGCGGCTATTTTTTATAAGGCTTTTGCAGGGCATACTAAAATAGCTGAAGTGTTAAAGTATATACAACCCATGGCGGTAGGCATTGTAGCTTATGCTACATATACGTTCGCTGTGCGGTGCCTTAAATCGCAGGCCAGTGTAATGCTGGCTATTGGGTCGTTAATAGCAACGCTGATACTGCAAAACGCCTACGCGTTCCCCATACTCATCATGATGGGGGGGATCATCTCATCCGCCTGGGAAACGCAGCCGCAGGAAGATGAATTACGTGTAAAGCTATTTGCCAACGTAAACCGCCGCAAAGTGAGCTATTTTATTGGTATCCTGTTACTATTCGCAGCAATGGGGGCTTTAATTAACCGTACATCGCCTTTTAGTTTGCCCATACGTTTATTTGAAAACTTTTACCGCAACGGCATTATGATATTTGGCGGGGGCCAGGTGCTTGTTCCGCTGATGTATACCGAGTTTGTGGAAGTGAAACATTACCTCAGTAATTCAGAGTTTCTTTCGGGCTATGCAATACAACAAGCCCTGCCTGGTCCAACATTTTCATTTACTTCATTTGTGGGCGGAATTACTTTAAGTAACAAAGGATATAGTATTGGTGGACAATTAGTTGGTAGCTTAGTTGCCGTGATCGGGATTAATTTACCAGGTCTGATCCTGATACTTTTTATCGTTCCTTTTTGGGAAGACCTTAAGAAGATAACGCGGATAAAAAACTCGCTGAGTGGTATTAATTCTGTAGCTGTGGGCTTTATGGCTACAGCGTTTGTGCTGTTAACCAAACCATTTTCAGGGGATTGGCTGGCTTATGGCTTAATGGCCGGCACCTTCGCCTTGCTTTATTTTACCAAAATAAAAACCCCGGTAATTATCATCCTCGGGGTTGTGTTAGGGCTTATATTTTAG
- a CDS encoding Rieske (2Fe-2S) protein — translation MKWYNTGVTNTDKPFIKRVSVGGHNVCLVGYGGHIYALANKCPHAGEDLSRGWCTEGKIVCAYHRFSYSLETGKGSPGQNDYVNTYAVKVEDGMIFVGFNTFREKLKSLFQ, via the coding sequence ATGAAGTGGTATAATACCGGTGTAACCAATACCGATAAGCCATTTATTAAACGAGTTTCAGTAGGCGGCCACAATGTTTGCCTGGTAGGGTACGGTGGCCATATTTATGCTTTGGCTAACAAATGCCCCCATGCCGGCGAAGATCTATCCCGTGGCTGGTGTACGGAGGGAAAAATTGTATGTGCTTATCATCGTTTTTCCTACAGCCTGGAAACGGGTAAAGGTAGCCCGGGTCAAAACGATTACGTGAATACCTACGCTGTTAAAGTGGAAGACGGGATGATATTTGTAGGCTTTAATACGTTTAGGGAGAAGCTCAAAAGTTTATTTCAATAA
- the dnaB gene encoding replicative DNA helicase: protein MISDNDPQNRTNFKSNDRRGFNRTNAPSSGLGKLPPQALDLEQAVLGALMLEKDALSSVIDILKPEVFYEERHQKIFESIRVLFERTSPVDILTVTAQLRQQGELEIIGGAYYITELTNRVASAANIEYHSRIIIQKYIQRELIRISTDTINNAYDDTSDVLDLLDKAEKNLFEIAQNNLRRDSRKMDDLVHEALKDIEALKDKKDGLTGIPSGFTDLDRMTSGWQKSDLVIIAARPAMGKTAFVLSCARNAAVDFAKPVVVFSLEMSSVQLVNRLISGETQIEQEKIRKGTLEEWEWQQIHSKVGRLEQAPLIIDDTPALNIFEFRAKCRRLKSQHDIQLIIIDYLQLMHGKADGKGGNREQEIGSISRALKSVAKELNVPVIALSQLSRAVESRPGGSKKPMLSDLRESGSIEQDADMVLFLYRPEYYGLTVDEDNNPTQGVGEVIIAKHRNGETGTVRLKFVGKYVKFTDLDQGMDFGGGGGMDSPFGGLTPSTNFDRPSNVIIRPSRMDDMDDEAPF from the coding sequence ATGATTTCCGATAACGATCCGCAAAACAGAACAAATTTTAAAAGCAACGACCGTCGTGGCTTTAACCGTACCAATGCCCCAAGCAGTGGTTTAGGTAAGTTACCACCACAAGCGTTAGACCTTGAACAAGCCGTTTTAGGCGCGCTGATGTTGGAGAAAGACGCACTCTCATCGGTAATAGATATTTTAAAACCCGAGGTGTTTTACGAAGAACGCCATCAGAAAATATTTGAATCTATAAGGGTATTGTTCGAGCGTACTTCTCCTGTGGATATCCTGACCGTTACTGCCCAGTTGCGCCAACAGGGTGAACTGGAAATTATAGGCGGCGCTTACTACATTACCGAATTGACCAACCGTGTAGCTTCAGCAGCCAATATTGAATATCACTCGCGCATTATCATCCAAAAATATATCCAGCGCGAACTGATCCGCATCTCTACAGATACGATCAATAATGCTTACGATGACACTTCTGACGTATTAGACCTGTTAGATAAAGCCGAAAAGAACCTTTTTGAAATTGCACAAAATAACCTGCGCCGTGATTCCCGTAAAATGGATGACCTGGTGCACGAGGCTTTGAAAGATATTGAAGCCCTGAAAGATAAAAAGGACGGCCTAACCGGTATCCCATCCGGCTTTACTGACTTAGACAGGATGACCTCGGGCTGGCAAAAGTCCGACCTGGTAATCATTGCTGCCCGCCCGGCAATGGGTAAAACGGCGTTCGTGCTAAGCTGCGCCCGTAACGCCGCCGTTGATTTTGCCAAACCAGTTGTAGTGTTCTCGTTAGAGATGTCCTCGGTTCAGTTAGTTAACCGTTTGATATCGGGCGAGACCCAAATCGAACAGGAAAAGATACGTAAGGGCACTTTAGAAGAATGGGAATGGCAGCAAATACACAGTAAAGTTGGCCGCTTAGAACAAGCCCCGCTGATTATTGACGACACACCGGCTCTGAATATATTTGAATTTCGTGCCAAATGCCGCCGTTTAAAATCGCAGCATGATATCCAGCTGATCATCATTGACTACCTGCAATTAATGCATGGCAAGGCCGATGGCAAAGGCGGTAACCGCGAACAGGAAATTGGCAGTATCTCCCGTGCGTTAAAATCGGTAGCGAAGGAATTGAATGTGCCGGTGATAGCGTTATCGCAGTTAAGCCGTGCGGTAGAAAGCCGCCCGGGTGGTTCTAAAAAGCCAATGCTGTCGGATTTGCGTGAATCTGGGTCAATCGAGCAGGACGCGGATATGGTATTATTCCTGTACCGCCCGGAATACTACGGTCTGACTGTGGATGAGGATAACAACCCAACCCAGGGTGTCGGCGAGGTAATTATAGCCAAACACCGTAACGGTGAAACGGGTACGGTACGACTGAAATTTGTGGGTAAATACGTTAAATTCACCGACCTTGACCAGGGCATGGATTTTGGCGGAGGCGGTGGTATGGATAGTCCGTTCGGCGGCTTAACCCCTTCAACCAACTTTGACAGGCCAAGTAACGTGATCATCCGCCCTTCCCGCATGGATGATATGGATGATGAAGCACCGTTTTAG